From Granulicella sp. WH15, the proteins below share one genomic window:
- a CDS encoding Mrp/NBP35 family ATP-binding protein has translation MGAQGQGMPQGPQPLPGVSHVIAVGSGKGGVGKTTVSVNLAVALARLGHRVGLIDADIYGPNVPMMLGATRQPNVVGDNRIEPILAHGVKFISVGLISPGDKPMVMRGPMLHQIIRQFLQQVEWGELDYLIIDLPPGTGDVVISLVQTVPLTGAVVVSTGSSVALQDARKALEMFHQVKVEVLGLVENMSQMTLPTGEVIDVFGAGGTEATARQFGLEFLGSVDMAPAIRKGGDSGMPVALAGPESALGAAFYKLAAKVIDVAEAAGADQTDVIEIS, from the coding sequence ATGGGTGCACAGGGACAGGGAATGCCGCAGGGGCCGCAGCCGTTGCCGGGAGTTTCGCATGTAATCGCAGTGGGCAGCGGCAAGGGCGGGGTGGGCAAGACCACCGTGTCCGTCAATCTGGCGGTGGCGCTGGCTCGTCTGGGGCATCGGGTGGGCCTGATCGACGCCGATATCTACGGGCCGAATGTGCCGATGATGCTGGGCGCGACGCGGCAGCCGAACGTGGTGGGGGATAACCGGATCGAGCCGATCCTGGCGCACGGGGTGAAGTTTATCTCGGTCGGGCTAATCTCGCCCGGCGACAAGCCGATGGTGATGCGCGGGCCGATGCTGCACCAGATCATCCGGCAGTTCTTGCAGCAGGTGGAGTGGGGCGAGCTGGATTACCTCATCATCGACCTGCCTCCGGGGACGGGCGATGTGGTGATCTCGCTGGTTCAGACGGTGCCGCTGACGGGCGCTGTAGTGGTTTCGACCGGCTCTTCGGTAGCGTTGCAGGATGCTCGCAAGGCGCTCGAGATGTTCCACCAGGTGAAGGTGGAGGTGCTGGGGCTGGTCGAGAATATGTCGCAGATGACGCTGCCCACGGGAGAGGTCATCGACGTCTTCGGAGCCGGTGGGACGGAGGCGACGGCGCGGCAGTTCGGGCTGGAGTTCCTCGGCTCGGTGGATATGGCTCCGGCGATCCGCAAGGGCGGCGATAGCGGGATGCCGGTGGCGCTGGCGGGGCCGGAGAGTGCTCTGGGAGCGGCGTTTTATAAGCTCGCGGCCAAGGTGATTGACGTGGCTGAAGCGGCTGGGGCCGACCAGACGGATGTAATCGAGATCAGCTAA
- a CDS encoding CocE/NonD family hydrolase, with amino-acid sequence MFLRLRSFSSLAVLTASCLAPVLAQQPASQYVGQYRGVSDPDAVNSVYLEDGHLYEESDRTARVELTPDGHDSFSMVDTPAHVVFLRDAKGGVATLRIVMDRDHSTLIEEKRFSLEPVRLNYAREYTRREAMIPMRDGVKLHVVILEPVGEPADAHEPLPILLDRTPYGVDNSTSRSINTNKPELAASGYIFVFGDIRGRYKSEGQFVMNRPIVAHTTPKDIDETTDTHDTIDWLLKNVSHNSGRVGVLGISYPGFLAMMAGIDAHPAVKAISPQAPMTDVWMGDDFFHNGAFRQSYGFDYVQELEAQKTDVVSESKEDTFNFFLRNGNFEGAARAAKMQHLPTARIFLTQPAYTKFWRDMAVQNHLTKVEVPTLEVGGWWDQEDMWGTQAEYAALKPHDTAGVVQMVLGPWNHGGWSGYGRTLGGPFGQLDFGQPTGTEYRRTIEAPFFEKYLKDRPGYDLKAVASFRTGENAWHRYAAWPPVEGFHAAKLYLSPSGSLSMDTPVEGAVASYIADPANPVPYRNRPIQATYGTGSKWRTWLVEDQRFVDGRKDLAEFQTPVLEQPLTVTGDVTADLIATTTGSDADWIVKLIDVAPDGTQTMIVDEIFRGRYRKSFEVPEPIEPGKPTEFKWSLHGADHTFLKGHRVMVEVQSSWFPLYDRNPQTFVPNIMSAPASAYKAQTITLLGGSHLDISVAETR; translated from the coding sequence ATGTTCCTTCGTCTCCGCTCTTTTTCGTCGCTGGCTGTGCTTACAGCGTCCTGTCTGGCTCCAGTTCTGGCGCAGCAGCCAGCCTCGCAGTATGTCGGCCAGTACCGGGGCGTGTCCGATCCGGACGCCGTCAACTCGGTTTACCTCGAGGACGGCCACCTCTATGAGGAGAGCGACCGCACCGCCCGCGTCGAACTGACGCCCGACGGCCACGACAGCTTCAGCATGGTCGATACCCCTGCGCACGTCGTCTTCCTTCGCGATGCGAAGGGGGGAGTCGCGACACTCCGCATCGTGATGGACCGCGATCACTCGACCCTGATCGAGGAGAAGCGCTTCAGCCTCGAGCCGGTCCGCCTGAACTATGCCCGCGAGTACACCCGCCGCGAGGCCATGATCCCGATGCGAGACGGCGTGAAGCTGCACGTCGTCATCCTGGAGCCGGTGGGGGAGCCAGCGGACGCTCACGAACCGCTGCCGATCCTTCTCGACCGCACGCCCTATGGTGTCGATAACTCTACCTCGCGCTCGATCAATACCAATAAGCCTGAACTCGCCGCCAGCGGCTATATCTTTGTCTTTGGCGATATCCGCGGGCGCTACAAGTCCGAGGGCCAGTTCGTGATGAACCGCCCCATCGTGGCCCACACGACGCCGAAGGATATCGACGAGACCACCGACACCCACGACACCATCGACTGGCTGCTCAAGAACGTGTCCCACAACTCCGGCCGTGTGGGCGTGCTGGGCATCTCGTACCCCGGCTTCCTGGCCATGATGGCCGGTATCGACGCGCATCCTGCCGTCAAGGCCATCTCGCCCCAGGCCCCCATGACCGACGTATGGATGGGCGACGACTTCTTCCATAACGGAGCCTTTCGCCAGAGCTACGGCTTCGACTATGTGCAGGAGCTGGAGGCGCAGAAGACCGACGTGGTCTCCGAGAGCAAGGAGGACACCTTCAACTTCTTCCTGCGCAACGGCAACTTCGAGGGTGCGGCCCGCGCCGCCAAGATGCAGCACCTGCCCACGGCAAGGATCTTCCTGACCCAGCCCGCATACACGAAGTTCTGGCGCGATATGGCGGTCCAGAACCACCTGACGAAGGTGGAGGTGCCCACGCTCGAGGTCGGCGGCTGGTGGGACCAGGAGGATATGTGGGGCACGCAGGCCGAGTACGCGGCGCTGAAGCCGCACGACACGGCGGGCGTCGTCCAGATGGTGCTCGGCCCCTGGAACCACGGTGGCTGGTCGGGCTACGGCCGCACGCTGGGCGGACCATTCGGTCAACTGGACTTCGGCCAGCCTACCGGCACCGAGTACCGCCGGACGATCGAGGCTCCGTTCTTCGAGAAGTACCTCAAGGATCGTCCCGGTTACGATTTGAAGGCCGTGGCCAGCTTCCGCACCGGCGAGAACGCGTGGCACCGCTACGCCGCATGGCCGCCGGTCGAGGGCTTCCACGCGGCGAAGCTGTACCTGTCTCCGTCTGGCTCGTTGAGCATGGACACACCCGTCGAAGGGGCGGTGGCCAGCTATATCGCCGACCCGGCCAACCCGGTTCCATACCGCAACCGGCCCATCCAGGCCACCTACGGCACCGGCTCCAAGTGGAGGACGTGGCTGGTGGAGGACCAGCGGTTTGTGGATGGCCGCAAGGATCTGGCCGAGTTCCAGACGCCGGTTCTCGAGCAACCCCTGACGGTAACCGGCGACGTGACCGCCGACCTGATCGCCACGACTACGGGATCGGACGCCGACTGGATCGTCAAACTGATCGACGTCGCGCCCGACGGCACCCAGACCATGATTGTGGACGAGATCTTTCGGGGCCGCTACCGCAAGAGCTTCGAGGTGCCGGAACCGATTGAGCCGGGCAAGCCAACCGAATTTAAATGGAGCCTCCACGGCGCGGATCACACTTTCCTCAAGGGCCACCGCGTAATGGTGGAGGTGCAGTCGAGCTGGTTCCCGCTCTACGATCGCAACCCGCAGACCTTCGTTCCCAACATCATGTCCGCACCGGCCTCGGCCTACAAGGCGCAGACAATTACCCTCCTTGGCGGCTCGCATCTTGATATCTCTGTAGCAGAGACGCGGTAG
- a CDS encoding sigma 54-interacting transcriptional regulator, which produces MANLDLPTTLGALRSSEYTPERVGRSVKDELRDNLIVRLRTVAKTKEPLFPGIVGYDDTVLPQIVNAVLSRHNFILLGLRGQAKSRILRSLTTLLDAYAPYVAGSELRDNPYAPLSKFSRDLIAKMGEATPIAWMTPEDRYVEKLATPDVTVADLIGDVDPIKAARSGHELGSELTMHYGLLPRANRGIFAINEVPDLAGKIQVALFNIMQEGDVQIKGYPVRLELDVAIVFSANPEDYTARGKIVTPLKDRIGSEIRTHYPESLDEAITITEQEAWTARSYAPGDTVIERIEIPHYIRQIVEQIAFSARDEKKVDKRSGVSQRLPISTMELVVSNAERRALIHSESVVVPRVGDIYAALPGITGKIELEYEGEMRGADTVVREIIRTAVAMVFDQYFGGVNTQQIEQWFNLGGTVQLNDAQPSAGSLAELHQIQGLFEKLAPLHITAKSAPEVAVSAAEFLLEGMTAHKRISRTEERSFSAAEKKSRNEQAAQYAERIREREFEDSPKNRSRRGFN; this is translated from the coding sequence ATGGCGAATCTGGATCTCCCGACTACCTTAGGCGCACTCCGCAGCAGTGAATACACCCCCGAGCGGGTTGGCCGCTCCGTAAAAGACGAGCTGCGCGACAACCTCATCGTGCGCCTGCGCACCGTCGCCAAGACGAAGGAGCCGCTCTTCCCCGGCATCGTCGGCTACGACGACACCGTGCTGCCCCAGATCGTCAATGCCGTGCTCTCCCGGCACAACTTCATCCTGCTCGGCCTGCGCGGCCAGGCCAAGTCGCGCATCCTGCGCTCGCTGACCACGCTGCTCGATGCCTACGCACCCTACGTCGCCGGTTCAGAGCTGCGCGACAACCCCTACGCGCCCCTGAGCAAGTTCTCCCGCGACCTGATCGCGAAGATGGGCGAGGCCACCCCCATCGCCTGGATGACGCCCGAGGACCGCTACGTCGAGAAGCTCGCCACTCCGGACGTCACCGTGGCCGACCTGATCGGCGACGTGGACCCCATCAAGGCCGCCCGCTCGGGCCACGAGCTTGGCTCCGAGCTAACCATGCACTACGGTCTGCTGCCCCGCGCCAACCGCGGCATCTTCGCCATCAACGAGGTCCCCGACCTCGCCGGAAAGATCCAGGTCGCGCTCTTCAACATCATGCAGGAGGGCGACGTCCAGATTAAGGGCTACCCCGTGCGCCTCGAGCTGGACGTGGCTATCGTCTTCTCGGCCAACCCCGAGGACTACACCGCCCGCGGCAAGATCGTCACCCCGCTCAAGGACCGCATCGGCTCCGAGATCCGCACCCACTATCCTGAGTCGCTTGATGAGGCCATCACCATCACCGAGCAGGAGGCGTGGACCGCCCGTTCCTACGCGCCCGGCGACACGGTCATCGAGCGTATTGAGATTCCGCATTACATCCGCCAGATCGTCGAGCAGATCGCCTTCTCCGCGCGCGACGAGAAGAAGGTCGACAAGCGTTCGGGCGTCTCGCAGCGCCTGCCTATCTCCACGATGGAGCTGGTGGTCTCGAACGCCGAGCGCCGCGCCCTCATCCACAGCGAGAGCGTCGTCGTCCCCCGCGTGGGCGACATCTACGCCGCGCTGCCCGGCATCACCGGCAAGATCGAGCTGGAGTACGAGGGCGAGATGCGCGGCGCCGATACCGTCGTCCGCGAGATCATTCGCACCGCCGTGGCCATGGTCTTCGACCAGTACTTCGGCGGCGTCAACACCCAGCAGATCGAGCAGTGGTTCAACCTGGGCGGCACCGTCCAGCTCAACGACGCGCAGCCCTCCGCAGGCTCACTGGCCGAGCTGCACCAGATTCAGGGACTCTTCGAGAAGCTCGCGCCGCTGCACATCACCGCGAAGTCCGCGCCTGAGGTGGCTGTGTCGGCGGCGGAGTTCCTGCTCGAAGGCATGACCGCGCACAAGCGCATCTCCCGCACCGAGGAGCGCAGCTTCTCCGCCGCCGAGAAGAAGAGCCGCAACGAGCAGGCCGCTCAGTACGCCGAACGTATCCGCGAGCGCGAGTTCGAAGACTCCCCCAAGAACCGCAGCCGCCGCGGTTTCAACTAG
- a CDS encoding S1 RNA-binding domain-containing protein produces MDFPKITSPETPLPSDPETSVATTPEVDEATTESFADLLRENDLARASAVDRTSGSKLIEATVIAVSDDTVFLDIGYKTEGILPLSGFSADEKAVAPGDRFRVTVKGRDLDGYYELTRQRAAVVKDYSSLEEAFEAKGTVVGTVTGVVKGGLTVDIGMRAFMPSSRTGTRDAAEMAALIGQQIRVRITQLDLEGGESGRPDAVVDRRSVLEEEARANSDARFSELAEGQTVSGTVRSLTDFGAFVDLGGADALLHISDISWHRVANPADVLTVGQTIEAQILKIDQPDAANPEKKRRIAIGLKQLQPHPWDTIEERFHLGDKVTGTVTRTTDFGAFVELAPGIEGLIHISEMAWGKKVHKPTDIVNVGDNVEAIILSISPADKRLGLGLKQALGDPWVELSRTTLAGSVVEGPISRLTPFGAFLTVAEGIEGLIHISEIAADKRLNHPSEALRVGQVVKAQVVAIDNEKRQLKLSIKQLIPTGLDEFLAEHAVGDTLSGRIIDIDHVSNIARVELGEGIVSFCPVPALPRRWKSRPQPPPARSISPPSARSSRPSGRPR; encoded by the coding sequence GTGGACTTCCCAAAGATAACCAGCCCCGAAACCCCGCTTCCCTCCGACCCCGAGACCTCCGTCGCCACTACGCCCGAGGTCGATGAAGCGACCACCGAGTCCTTCGCCGACCTGCTTCGCGAGAACGACCTCGCCCGCGCCTCCGCCGTCGACCGCACCTCCGGCTCCAAGCTCATCGAGGCCACCGTCATCGCCGTCTCCGACGACACGGTCTTCCTCGACATCGGCTACAAGACGGAGGGCATCCTGCCGCTCAGCGGCTTCTCGGCGGACGAGAAGGCCGTGGCTCCCGGCGACCGCTTCCGCGTCACCGTCAAGGGCCGCGACCTCGACGGCTACTACGAGCTAACCCGCCAGCGCGCCGCCGTCGTCAAGGACTACAGCTCGCTCGAAGAGGCCTTCGAGGCTAAGGGAACGGTCGTCGGCACCGTCACCGGCGTGGTCAAGGGCGGCCTCACCGTCGATATCGGGATGCGCGCCTTCATGCCCAGCTCGCGCACCGGCACCCGCGACGCCGCCGAGATGGCCGCGCTGATCGGCCAGCAGATCCGCGTCCGCATCACGCAGCTCGACCTTGAGGGCGGCGAGAGTGGCCGTCCCGATGCCGTCGTGGACCGCCGCAGCGTTCTCGAAGAGGAGGCCCGTGCCAACTCCGATGCCCGCTTCTCCGAGCTGGCCGAGGGCCAGACCGTCTCCGGCACCGTCCGCTCGCTCACCGACTTCGGAGCCTTCGTGGACCTGGGCGGAGCCGACGCGCTCCTGCACATCTCCGACATCTCCTGGCACCGAGTGGCCAACCCCGCCGACGTCCTCACCGTCGGCCAGACCATCGAGGCCCAGATCCTCAAGATCGACCAGCCCGACGCCGCCAATCCCGAGAAGAAGCGCCGCATCGCCATCGGCCTCAAGCAGCTCCAGCCGCACCCGTGGGACACCATCGAGGAGCGCTTCCACCTGGGCGACAAGGTTACCGGCACGGTCACTCGCACCACCGACTTCGGAGCCTTCGTGGAGCTGGCCCCCGGCATCGAGGGCCTCATCCATATCTCAGAGATGGCGTGGGGCAAGAAGGTCCACAAGCCCACCGACATCGTCAACGTAGGCGACAACGTCGAGGCCATCATCCTCTCGATCAGCCCGGCGGACAAGCGCCTCGGCCTCGGTCTCAAGCAGGCCCTGGGCGACCCGTGGGTCGAGCTGTCCCGCACCACGCTGGCCGGCTCGGTCGTCGAAGGCCCAATCTCGCGCCTGACTCCCTTCGGCGCGTTCCTCACAGTAGCCGAGGGCATCGAGGGCCTCATCCACATCTCCGAGATCGCCGCCGACAAGCGCCTCAACCACCCGTCTGAAGCGTTGCGCGTCGGTCAGGTGGTCAAGGCACAGGTCGTTGCCATCGACAACGAGAAGCGCCAGCTCAAGCTCTCGATCAAGCAGCTCATCCCCACCGGACTCGACGAGTTCCTGGCCGAGCACGCCGTCGGCGACACCCTCTCGGGCCGCATCATCGACATCGATCACGTCAGCAACATCGCCCGCGTCGAGCTGGGCGAAGGCATCGTCTCCTTCTGCCCCGTCCCTGCCCTGCCGCGACGGTGGAAGAGCCGACCCCAACCGCCACCGGCCCGGTCGATCTCTCCGCCCTCGGCTCGCTCCTCTCGGCCAAGTGGAAGACCGAGGTAA
- a CDS encoding CDGSH iron-sulfur domain-containing protein, which translates to MSEVVSNVAPESAAPTPSVKITVRPNGPFRVEGLISLVDVNGVEWDLTGKPAISLCRCGLSSKRPFCDGTHGREGWKCDASPIPTEPVALG; encoded by the coding sequence ATGTCTGAAGTTGTATCGAACGTCGCACCCGAGTCCGCAGCGCCCACCCCGTCGGTCAAGATCACGGTTCGTCCCAACGGCCCGTTCCGCGTCGAAGGCCTCATCTCGCTGGTCGATGTAAACGGCGTCGAGTGGGACCTGACCGGCAAACCGGCCATCTCGCTCTGCCGCTGCGGCCTCTCGTCCAAGCGTCCCTTCTGCGACGGAACCCACGGCCGCGAAGGTTGGAAGTGCGATGCCAGCCCCATTCCCACCGAACCCGTAGCCCTGGGCTAA
- a CDS encoding NUDIX hydrolase, with protein MIKTISTREVYRNHWTSVREDVIERANGQRGIYGVVDKDPATIIVPLDVTSEGLFLYLVEQYRYTVGGRFLEFPQGGWEQAEVVPEELARGELKEETGLTAGRMTHLTTFQIAYGVMNQKHHVFLAEELVRGAAEPDHEETDLLLHRVSVAEFEQMLLDGTIVDNCTAAAWGMYLVWSAAKARQG; from the coding sequence ATGATTAAGACGATCAGCACTCGCGAGGTCTACCGCAACCACTGGACCAGCGTGCGCGAGGACGTTATCGAGCGCGCCAACGGGCAGCGGGGCATCTATGGCGTCGTGGACAAAGACCCCGCGACGATCATCGTGCCACTCGACGTCACTTCCGAGGGATTGTTTCTGTATCTGGTCGAGCAGTATCGCTACACGGTCGGCGGGCGTTTTCTGGAGTTTCCGCAGGGCGGCTGGGAGCAGGCCGAGGTCGTCCCTGAGGAGCTGGCGCGGGGCGAGCTGAAGGAGGAGACCGGCCTGACCGCCGGACGCATGACCCACCTGACCACCTTCCAGATCGCCTACGGGGTGATGAACCAGAAACACCACGTCTTTCTGGCCGAAGAGCTGGTTCGCGGAGCCGCCGAGCCGGATCATGAGGAGACCGACCTGCTGCTGCACCGGGTCTCGGTGGCCGAGTTCGAGCAGATGCTGCTCGACGGCACCATCGTGGACAACTGCACCGCCGCCGCCTGGGGGATGTACCTGGTCTGGAGCGCCGCGAAGGCCCGGCAGGGGTAG
- a CDS encoding acyl-CoA thioesterase, giving the protein MSEERIVRPVRESQSERSEIIFPADANALGNLFGGRLMQYIDLVGAMAASRHSRAITVTASMDHLDFVAPVHVGDLLILKASVNRAFRTSMEVGVKAMVEDIREQKLRHVSSAYLTYVAVDREGKGLVVPELLVETDHQRRRYEDAGRRREMRAGETLRKKRLREELAVDWHI; this is encoded by the coding sequence ATGAGCGAAGAGAGAATCGTACGGCCAGTTCGGGAGTCGCAGTCGGAGCGGAGCGAGATCATCTTTCCGGCGGATGCGAACGCGCTGGGCAATCTGTTTGGCGGGCGGCTGATGCAGTACATCGACCTGGTCGGCGCGATGGCGGCCTCGCGGCACTCGCGGGCCATCACGGTGACGGCGAGCATGGATCACCTGGACTTTGTGGCCCCGGTGCACGTGGGCGACCTGCTGATCCTGAAGGCCAGCGTCAACCGCGCGTTCCGCACCTCGATGGAGGTCGGCGTAAAGGCGATGGTGGAGGATATCCGCGAGCAGAAGCTGCGGCATGTCTCCTCGGCCTATCTGACGTACGTGGCGGTGGACCGCGAGGGCAAGGGTCTAGTGGTGCCGGAGCTGCTGGTCGAGACAGACCACCAGCGGCGTCGCTATGAGGACGCGGGGCGTCGGCGCGAGATGCGGGCCGGGGAGACTCTGCGTAAGAAGCGGCTGCGCGAAGAGCTGGCCGTGGATTGGCACATTTAG
- a CDS encoding tetratricopeptide repeat protein: MDKLAMLSQILTQNPNDAFARYGLAMEYVSQKRIDEGLAEFDRLIELVPDYVPAYQMSAQTLVAAGRTEDAVARLHLGIATANRTGNQHALAEMEALREDLTA; encoded by the coding sequence ATGGACAAGCTCGCAATGCTCTCCCAGATCCTGACCCAGAACCCCAACGACGCCTTCGCCCGCTACGGCCTGGCCATGGAGTACGTCTCCCAGAAACGCATCGACGAGGGCCTCGCCGAGTTCGACCGGCTCATCGAGCTGGTGCCCGACTACGTGCCCGCCTACCAGATGTCGGCCCAGACGCTGGTCGCTGCCGGACGCACCGAGGACGCCGTAGCCCGTCTCCACCTGGGCATCGCCACCGCCAACCGCACCGGCAACCAGCACGCCTTGGCCGAGATGGAGGCCCTGCGCGAGGATCTCACCGCCTGA
- a CDS encoding VWA domain-containing protein, translated as MKRIRYTKFTGDLASSFGLEDLMQALSDFLLDSGFQDPSSRFQDLDGEQTLENLREAIKQALESGELFDEEAQEKFDELDEEQVEELVDQIIQKMQEQNFINAEEPGDGDSLQGDGEGQTRFEVTDKGMDFLGYKALRELLGPLGKSSLGRHDTRHEAAGVETNGSSKQYEFGDSLNLDITGTLSNVFAREGIENGIAGIEYSDIQVQVADYQSSCATVVLLDCSHSMILYGEDRFTPAKRVAMALAHLIRTQYPGDTIDLVLFHDSAEHIPIGQLPRVKVGPHYTNTREGLRVAQRILQRSNKDMKQIVMITDGKPSALTLPDGRIYKNAFGLDPIVISETLEEVNRCKRSNVMINTFMLASDFQLVQFVQQVSAMCRGKAYFTTPETLGSYLLMDFMSRRMKTVH; from the coding sequence ATGAAGCGCATCCGCTATACCAAGTTTACCGGCGATCTGGCATCGTCCTTCGGTCTCGAAGACCTCATGCAGGCCCTCTCGGACTTTCTCCTCGACTCAGGCTTTCAGGACCCCAGCTCACGCTTTCAGGATCTGGACGGCGAGCAGACCCTCGAGAACCTGCGCGAGGCCATCAAGCAGGCGCTCGAGTCCGGCGAACTCTTTGACGAGGAGGCGCAGGAGAAGTTCGACGAGCTGGACGAGGAGCAGGTGGAAGAGCTGGTCGACCAGATCATCCAAAAGATGCAGGAGCAGAACTTCATCAACGCCGAGGAGCCTGGCGATGGCGACTCTCTGCAAGGCGACGGCGAGGGGCAGACCCGCTTCGAGGTGACCGACAAGGGGATGGACTTTCTCGGCTACAAGGCGCTGCGCGAGCTGCTGGGGCCGCTGGGCAAGTCCTCGCTGGGCCGCCACGATACGCGCCACGAGGCCGCAGGGGTGGAGACGAACGGCTCCTCCAAGCAGTACGAGTTCGGCGATAGTCTGAACCTCGACATTACCGGCACGCTCTCCAACGTCTTCGCGCGCGAGGGCATTGAGAACGGCATCGCCGGGATCGAGTACTCGGATATTCAGGTGCAGGTGGCGGACTATCAAAGCTCCTGTGCCACGGTGGTGCTGCTCGACTGCTCGCACTCGATGATCCTCTACGGCGAGGACCGGTTTACCCCGGCCAAGCGCGTGGCCATGGCTCTGGCGCATTTGATCCGCACGCAGTATCCGGGCGACACCATCGACCTGGTGCTCTTCCACGACTCCGCCGAGCATATTCCCATCGGCCAGTTGCCGCGCGTCAAGGTCGGCCCGCACTACACCAACACGCGTGAAGGGCTGCGCGTCGCCCAGCGGATTCTGCAACGGTCGAACAAGGACATGAAGCAGATCGTGATGATTACGGACGGCAAGCCTTCGGCCCTGACGCTGCCGGATGGCCGCATCTACAAGAACGCCTTCGGCCTGGACCCCATCGTCATCTCGGAGACGCTCGAAGAGGTCAACCGCTGCAAGCGCTCGAACGTGATGATTAATACCTTCATGCTGGCGAGTGATTTTCAACTGGTCCAGTTCGTGCAGCAGGTGAGCGCGATGTGCCGGGGTAAGGCTTACTTTACAACCCCCGAGACGCTGGGGAGCTACCTTTTGATGGACTTTATGAGCCGCCGGATGAAGACGGTCCACTAA
- a CDS encoding UBP-type zinc finger domain-containing protein has protein sequence MGCVHQKEIKDEFLHSRHRPKGCEECLKIGQGWVHLRECLVCGHVGCCDSSIGKHATGHFHAVHHPVMRSLEPGDHWGWCFVDQQMFEVR, from the coding sequence ATGGGCTGCGTTCACCAGAAAGAGATCAAGGATGAGTTCCTTCATAGCAGGCACCGTCCCAAGGGCTGCGAGGAGTGCCTGAAGATCGGGCAGGGTTGGGTTCACCTGCGCGAGTGCCTCGTCTGCGGCCACGTCGGCTGCTGCGACTCCTCGATCGGCAAGCACGCCACCGGGCACTTTCACGCCGTCCATCATCCCGTCATGCGGTCGCTCGAGCCGGGCGACCACTGGGGCTGGTGCTTCGTGGACCAGCAGATGTTCGAGGTCCGATAA